The following DNA comes from Erigeron canadensis isolate Cc75 chromosome 3, C_canadensis_v1, whole genome shotgun sequence.
TTTAGAGGCTATAACTTACACAAAATCTAACGTGTGTTCAATCTTGCAGTTTTCCAAACTAGAAAAACCAGAATCTGAAGTCTTGTACAAGAGCGAACTATCTGATGGGAGTTgaatatttttctttctaaaagaAGCAACTACCACCTGGCATATACGGGTAAGAGGGCTGCCGCCAGGTATCTGGTTCCGATACAGCTTAGTACCAGAAAAGAATGAAGCAATGGCAATCACCATAGCAATCGTAGGAACAGAGAACCCCCAACCCCACCCCACATTGTCTTGGATCCAAACTATTACGGAATGAGCAAAGAGTGCACCAAtgtttataacaaaataaaaccaGTTAAAGAAAGAACTCTTCTGTTTTTCCTCAACCTCATCATGACTGTCAAACTGATCCGCACCATAAGATGATACACACGGCTTGATTCCTCCAGTTCCTAGTGCCACGAGGTAAAGGGACGTAAAGCACAAGGTAATTTGAGCCTTTGTTGCACTGCAAACATCTTTCTCATAACATGTAGGTTTTAGGCCAGGCACTGATGCCGATATTGTTAACATTCCCGTGCCCTATAACCATAAGCTTTGTCACTAATGAGTTAAATCTCAAATGGgattaattataaaaagttggTGAAAAAGGAGTGGTCAACTGGGTCAAACAGAGTATACGTATCAAAAGTCACCCAAGGGGTTGTCAATGCATATAGCATCCTGAACTGGTTTACTCATAAGATTTAAATAGTTATCGTAGTAACATACGCTTTTAGTACACTAATGATTAAAGCAAAAACCATTTAAActctttttaaaaatgtttgtacGTCAACCCAACCAGATCTTTTCGATCAACACTAGAAATACAATTTATAACCTGAACCCTTTTTGAGTGTAAGAATTTCAATATCAAACAGTCTATAAGGGGCTGTTTGTTTTTAAACCATTAAGTGGTTAGTGGATAAAGTGACTGTATggttaaaaaaatgtttgtatagATTATGTCAATAGAGTTGTTTTGTGTTTATCAAGTCATAAAAAACAAACGTTTGTGattgacttaatggattaagtatgACAGTAACTATCCAGACAAAacttaatggaaaaaaaaaaaaaacaagccgAAACTTTATTGATTTAGATTATACTTACAACTGCATAAATGATCGAGAAGGTGGCGATCGTCCAATATCGTCCAAGATAAGTATCAGCCATGAATGCTCCGATCAATGGTGTGAGATAACAAGTTCCAGCCCAAGTTGAACTATTTCTCGAAGCCGTTGCACTATGCTCATTCAACTGATACTTAAAGTACCGTACTAAATTGGAGCTCATTCCATAAAATGCCAATCTTTCACAACATTCAGTGCCTATAAATACCATAAGATAAATGGATATTAGTCTACATgcacatgtactttttatgaTACACATAGGACACACCTAAAATGAAGCCACAGGCGTTCCAAGTTCCAGTGTTTTTCTTATTAGCCGGATTCAAAAGGTAATCCACAGTCCCATCTTTTGTGTAGGTGTCATCTTCTTTCTTCGATTCATACGTACTTGATTCAGTATCAACTTGTTGATAGTCACCTAAAGACAGGAAGCTTTATTTAATGGCCTTATTCACAAAAGATAAAATTGAGTATGCTAACTTACTTATGTATAATGCTAGTATAATGCTTTATTAATGCATACCAGGAAAAAGGTTTGTAaacagaatatcaacatccaggAGAATATGACAGTACATAAAGAGTACATGTTTTTGTAAgcaaaaattgaagaaaaattatatatcattagcTAAATTAACTTGAAGAATGTTTGACTACTTGTCAAGATCTAAAATGCCCTCAAGAGAATCAATGATACTAACATTATTAGTACAAATGCAATTTAAGTCAATGCAATTTAAT
Coding sequences within:
- the LOC122592975 gene encoding protein NRT1/ PTR FAMILY 8.2-like, translated to MGQDSYLGDYQQVDTESSTYESKKEDDTYTKDGTVDYLLNPANKKNTGTWNACGFILGTECCERLAFYGMSSNLVRYFKYQLNEHSATASRNSSTWAGTCYLTPLIGAFMADTYLGRYWTIATFSIIYAVGTGMLTISASVPGLKPTCYEKDVCSATKAQITLCFTSLYLVALGTGGIKPCVSSYGADQFDSHDEVEEKQKSSFFNWFYFVINIGALFAHSVIVWIQDNVGWGWGFSVPTIAMVIAIASFFSGTKLYRNQIPGGSPLTRICQVVVASFRKKNIQLPSDSSLLYKTSDSGFSSLENCKIEHTLDFVFLDKAAVATTSDHTNGSIDRWKLCSVSQVEELKAVLRLLPIWATGIMYSTIFSQINNLFLLQGSTLDTRIGLSNFEIPPASLGMCFTFSVVFWVPVYDLIIVNLARRVTGQPNGLTQLQRIGAGFFFSIFSMVCAGVLEFIRLNIVAKNDYYELEQVPMSILWQVPQFLLIGCADVFTFIGQLEFFYEQAPDSMRSLCSALHLTITALGNYTSALLVIIVTFITTNDGNPGWITDNLNYGHLDYYFWLLAGLGALNLGVFIVLACRQTYKKPVAGVY